The proteins below come from a single Salvelinus fontinalis isolate EN_2023a chromosome 1, ASM2944872v1, whole genome shotgun sequence genomic window:
- the LOC129848728 gene encoding fibril-forming collagen alpha chain-like: MAPGPAFTQACSRETRLNTQIYSHCINYPLSSVSLTGSERGQEEERGRSGQEEERGRSGQEEERGRSGQEEERGRSGQEEERGRSGQEEERGRSGQEEERGRIGQEEERGRSGQEEERGGSGQEEERGGSGQEEERGRSGQEEERGRSGQEEERGRSGQEEERGRSGQEEERGRSGQEEERGRSGQEEEKGRSGQEEERGRSGQEEERGRSGQEEERGRSGQEEEKGRSGQEEVKGRSGQEDEKGRSGQEEERGRSGQEEERGRSGQEEERGRSGQEEERGRSGQEEERGRSGQEEERGRSGQEEERGRSGQEEERGRSGQEEERGRSGQEEERGRSGQEEERGRSGQEEERGRSGQEEERGRSGQEEERGRSGQEEERGRSGQEEERGRSGQEEERGRSGQEEERGRSGQEEERGRSGQEEERGRSGQEEERGRSGQEEERGRSGQEEERGRSGQEEERGRSGQEEERGRSGQEEERGRSGQEEERGRSGQEEERGRSGHSRSY; this comes from the coding sequence ATGGCCCCTGGGCCGGCCTTTACCCAGGCCTGCTCTAGAGAGACCCGTCTGAACACTCAGATTTACAGCCACTGTATTAATTATCCTTTGtcctctgtttcactcacaggGTCAGAGCGGGGACAGGAGGAAGAAAGGGGAAGGAGCGGACAGGAGGAAGAAAGGGGAAGGAGCGGACAGGAGGAAGAAAGGGGAAGGAGCGGACAGGAGGAAGAAAGGGGAAGGAGCGGACAGGAGGAAGAAAGGGGAAGGAGCGGACAGGAGGAAGAAAGGGGAAGGAGCGGACAGGAGGAAGAAAGGGGAAGGATCGGACAGGAGGAAGAAAGGGGAAGGAGCGGACAGGAGGAAGAAAGGGGAGGGAGCGGACAGGAGGAAGAAAGGGGAGGGAGCGGACAGGAGGAAGAAAGGGGAAGGAGCGGACAGGAGGAAGAAAGGGGAAGGAGCGGACAGGAGGAAGAAAGGGGAAGGAGCGGACAGGAGGAAGAAAGGGGAAGGAGCGGACAGGAGGAAGAAAGGGGAAGGAGCGGACAGGAGGAAGAAAGGGGAAGGAGCGGACAGGAGGAAGAAAAGGGAAGGAGCGGACAGGAGGAAGAAAGGGGAAGGAGCGGACAGGAGGAAGAAAGGGGAAGGAGCGGACAGGAGGAAGAAAGGGGAAGGAGCGGACAGGAGGAAGAAAAGGGAAGGAGCGGACAGGAGGAAGTAAAGGGAAGGAGCGGACAGGAGGACGAAAAGGGAAGGAGCGGACAGGAGGAAGAAAGGGGAAGGAGCGGACAGGAGGAAGAAAGGGGAAGGAGCGGACAGGAGGAAGAAAGGGGAAGGAGCGGACAGGAGGAAGAAAGGGGAAGGAGCGGACAGGAGGAAGAAAGGGGAAGGAGCGGAcaggaggaagaaagaggaaggagcggacaggaggaagaaagaggaaggaGCGGACAGGAGGAAGAAAGGGGAAGGAGCGGACAGGAGGAAGAAAGGGGAAGGAGCGGACAGGAGGAAGAAAGGGGAAGGAGCGGACAGGAGGAAGAAAGGGGAAGGAGCGGACAGGAGGAAGAAAGGGGAAGGAGCGGAcaggaggaagaaagaggaaggaGCGGACAGGAGGAAGAAAGGGGAAGGAGCGGAcaggaggaagaaagaggaaggaGCGGACAGGAGGAAGAAAGGGGAAGGAGCGGACAGGAGGAAGAAAGGGGAAGGAGCGGACAGGAGGAAGAAAGGGGAAGGAGCGGAcaggaggaagaaagaggaaggagcggacaggaggaagaaagaggaaggaGCGGACAGGAGGAAGAAAGGGGAAGGAGCGGACAGGAGGAAGAAAGGGGAAGAAGCGGACAGGAGGAAGAAAGGGGAAGGAGCGGACAGGAGGAAGAAAGGGGAAGGAGCGGACAGGAGGAAGAAAGGGGAAGGAGCGGAcaggaggaagaaagaggaaggaGCGGACAGGAGGAAGAAAGGGGAAGGAGCGGACAGGAGGAAGAAAGGGGAAGGAGCGGACATAGCAGATCCTACTGA